One Coffea arabica cultivar ET-39 chromosome 5e, Coffea Arabica ET-39 HiFi, whole genome shotgun sequence DNA segment encodes these proteins:
- the LOC113688608 gene encoding uncharacterized protein isoform X1 produces MVGSLQSPNPKKEEKECSNDLSFSVLGLEDLSFSCIDSFLDFDYIEDWIEENPEPYSKSMANDLGENSVGFSSEKVASEMFDKSLEIGSAGLVGEEGGRKLGSLGQEKVELVGGEKGSETGCQRFCDKIKVEEGIDGVDGIKSGGLGCSIEEEMGKVSLEGGWSDPDSVFGGLTGVKQGGEGCDNGNSEDDCGCDVVKSVEANISGTGGKEIGVVENFGAKTTKTSEMMNADNTEEKSGKNASEGDESDSTSDSEGESDSEIESSSSSSSSSSSSSGSSDDDDEDEVDGKEKWGSSKERKGQDIEMEEGEIVASDPEEMVAWSGDDEYDEDEGGSGVSTLGPPKSKNELTLLPPVPPVNVALLPHHKIQPVGVVLSVLGAQVIVEGVEKHNPLNEGSILWITESRSALGLVDEIFGPVRNPYYIVRYNLESEVPAGIRPGISISFVPEFANHVLNDKSLYSKGYDASGANDEELFEEEEFSDDEKEAEHRKMQRNKKRGTNDNKIGNLKKDEKRFGNWSRNSKYDSTVNRHLPMEGAKRQVDHSSHHVPPAVVSQHQGNGLHSLSLGQGSTCQPGLAPPFVQLASTAGFSALSGGANGIAFQQPQTVGFPGLPTNGMPTVRNPYYVGGCNSENEAEYGKTLKNENMRRNDDKFDNQKKDRLQLGNWSGNSRKDPAANPQGSLERGKLPFDHTKHHVPLLAQPPDQGNGSFSGLGQGLAFQPGLGSPFVQLSLGSGFSATSGGANAIPFQQPLSFGFPQLPVNVNPWVQQINQLHQMPSQNILSFQQQINASQNLPSNLVISGMQSGFGAEPSCSSQNAFNRLPFGVTTPGQQASLPINVGEQAVPANMSQTMHNYEPQQLASFTGKRDTYRSISHGKHYRGGRKPNRRGGGQFGGGRGRQQHG; encoded by the exons ATGGTAGGTTCTCTGCAAAGTCCCAACcctaaaaaagaagaaaaagaatgctCAAACGATCTTTCTTTCTCAGTTTTAGGCCTTGAAGATCTTTCTTTCTCATGTATAGactcttttcttgattttgattacATCGAGGATTGGATTGAGGAGAACCCAGAGCCATATAGTAAGAGTATGGCTAATGATTTGGGAGAAAACTCCGTTGGTTTTAGCTCAGAAAAAGTTGCATCTGAGATGTTTGATAAAAGTCTTGAAATAGGTTCAGCTGGGTTAGTTGGTGAAGAGGGTGGAAGAAAGTTGGGATCTTTGGGTCAAGAAAAGGTTGAATTGGTAGGAGGTGAGAAGGGTAGTGAAACGGGTTGTCAAAGGTTTTGTGATAAAATTAAGGTTGAAGAGGGGATAGATGGGGTTGACGGTATCAAGTCGGGAGGCCTGGGATGTTCTATTGAGGAAGAGATGGGGAAAGTTAGTTTGGAGGGAGGTTGGAGCGATCCAGATTCTGTTTTTGGCGGTTTGACTGGTGTAAAGCAAGGTGGAGAGGGTTGTGACAATGGAAATAGTGAGGATGATTGTGGTTGTGATGTGGTGAAAAGTGTTGAGGCAAACATTAGTGGTACTGGTGGTAAGGAGATCGGTgttgttgaaaattttggcgCGAAGACCACTAAAACAAGTGAGATGATGAATGCAGATAATACTGAAGAAAAGAGTGGTAAGAATGCGAGTGAAGGAGATGAGAGTGATAGTACTAGTGACTCAGAGGGTGAAAGTGACAGTGAAATTGAAAgttcatcttcatcttcctcttcctcttcctcatcATCCGGGAGtagtgatgatgatgacgaaGATGAAGTCGATGGCAAGGAGAAGTGGGGAAgtagcaaagaaagaaaaggacaaGATATAGAGATGGAAGAGGGTGAGATAGTCGCATCTGACCCAGAAGAGATGGTGGCCTGGAGCGGTGACGATGAATATGACGAGGATGAGGGTGGCAGTGGCGTTTCCACGTTGGGGCCTCCTAAGTCCAAAAATGAACTCACG CTTCTTCCTCCAGTTCCTCCAGTGAATGTGGCCCTACTACCACACCATAAGATCCAGCCAGTTGGAGTTGTTTTATCG GTGTTGGGGGCTCAAGTCATTGTAGAAGGGGTTGAAAAACATAATCCTCTCAATGAGGGCTCTATATTGTGGATTACAGAAAGCAGGTCCGCACTGGGGTtagtggatgaaatttttggtccAGTGAGGAATCCTTACTACATTGTTAGGTACAATTTAGAAAGTGAAGTACCTGCTGGAATCCGACCAGGCATTTCAATATCTTTTGTTCCAGAATTTGCAAATCATGTCCTCAATGATAAGAGTCTTTACTCAAAAGGATATGATGCATCAGGAGCAAATGATGAAGAAttatttgaagaagaagaattttCAGATGATGAGAAGGAGGCTGAGCACAGAAAAATGCAGAGGAACAAGAAAAGGGGCACCAATGATAATAAAATTGGAAACCTGAAAAAGGATGAAAAGAGATTTGGAAATTGGTCTAGGAACTCGAAATATGATTCTACAGTCAACAGACATTTACCTATGGAGGGAGCTAAGCGACAAGTTGACCACAGTAGCCATCATGTTCCCCCTGCTGTTGTATCGCAGCATCAAGGCAATGGGTTACACTCCTTGAGCCTAGGACAAGGTTCAACTTGTCAACCTGGGCTGGCTCCTCCATTTGTACAACTGGCATCAACCGCTGGTTTTAGTGCGTTGTCTGGAGGGGCTAATGGCATTGCGTTCCAGCAGCCTCAAACTGTTGGCTTTCCTGGATTACCAACAAATGGCATGCCAACAGTGAGAAATCCTTATTATGTGGGAGGGTGCAACTCGGAAAATGAGGCAGAGTATGGTAAAACACTGAAAAATGAGAATATGCGTAGAAATGATGACAAATTCGATAACCAGAAAAAGGATCGATTGCAATTGGGAAATTGGTCCGGGAATTCGAGGAAAGATCCTGCAGCTAACCCACAGGGATCTCTGGAGAGAGGTAAACTACCATTTGATCACACCAAGCATCATGTGCCCCTTTTGGCTCAACCACCAGATCAAGGCAATGGGTCATTCTCTGGTCTGGGACAAGGTTTGGCTTTTCAGCCTGGTTTGGGTTCTCCATTTGTCCAACTTTCCTTGGGCTCTGGTTTTAGCGCAACTTCTGGTGGGGCAAATGCAATCCCATTTCAGCAGCCTCTAAGTTTTGGCTTTCCTCAGTTACCCGTAAATGTTAACCCATGGGTGCAACAAATTAATCAGCTTCATCAAATGCCTTCGCAGAACATATTGTCGTTCCAACAGCAAATTAATGCTAGTCAAAATTTGCCTTCTAACCTGGTTATATCAGGCATGCAGTCAGGTTTTGGTGCAGAACCTTCATGCTCGAGTCAAAATGCATTTAACCGTTTACCATTTGGAGTGACTACACCAGGTCAACAGGCTTCCCTCCCCATAAATGTAGGAGAACAAGCAGTTCCAGCAAACATGTCTCAGACAATGCACAATTATGAACCACAGCAACTTGCATCTTTTACTGGTAAACGGGACACGTACCGAAGCATTAGTCATGGTAAGCATTATCGTGGAGGTAGAAAACCAAATCGTAGGGGTGGTGGTCAATTTGGAGGTGGAAGGGGCAGGCAACAACATGGCTAA
- the LOC113687800 gene encoding uncharacterized protein, with the protein MVCFCFLVDQTRKVRRSKPAAGICSRCGGGASVADMKTATRFCHVPFYWKTWRAIICTFCGAILRSYR; encoded by the coding sequence atGGTTTGCTTCTGTTTTCTAGTTGATCAGACAAGGAAGGTGAGGAGGAGCAAACCGGCGGCCGGAATTTGCTCAAGATGCGGGGGAGGAGCTAGTGTGGCTGATATGAAGACTGCTACAAGATTCTGCCATGTACCCTTTTACTGGAAGACTTGGAGGGCTATAATATGTACATTTTGTGGAGCAATTCTCAGGTCTTACCGCTGA
- the LOC113688090 gene encoding protein ULTRAPETALA 1-like, which translates to MEDTANANTMKMRLFSEEEVRDISGLKRGCGGSRGGSDGDDYVEVTCGCTSHRYGDAVGRLRVFSSGFLEITCECTPGCQEDKLTPAAFEKHSGRETSRKWKNNIWVIVDGEKVPLYKTALLKYYNQASKNANGSSRSHNGKFHRDEFVRCTECNKERRFRLRNKEECRSYHDALADLNWKCSDMPYDEVTCEDDEERASRRVYRGCSRSPTCKGCTSCVCFGCEICRFSDCSCQTCSDFTRNAKA; encoded by the exons ATGGAGGATACTGCTAATGCTAATACGATGAAGATGAGGTTGTTTAGTGAAGAAGAGGTGAGGGATATTAGCGGGTTGAAAAGGGGCTGCGGCGGTAGCCGTGGCGGTAGCGATGGCGATGATTACGTAGAGGTGACGTGTGGCTGCACCAGCCACCGATATGGGGATGCTGTAGGTCGACTTAGGGTTTTCTCTTCTGGTTTTCTTGAAATCACCTGTGAATGCACCCCTGGTTGTCAGGAAG ACAAACTCACACCAGCTGCATTTGAGAAACATTCTGGAAGAGAAACATCTAGGAAATGGAAGAATAATATCTGGGTTATTGTTGATGGGGAGAAAGTGCCTTTGTACAAGACAGCACTgctcaaatattacaatcaaGCATCAAAAAATGCTAATGGTTCAAGCAGATCACACAATGGGAAATTCCATCGTGATGAGTTTGTTAGATGCACTGAATGCAACAAAGAGCGCAGGTTCCGTCTCCGCAACAAAGAGGAATGCCGCAGTTACCATGATGCTTTGGCAGATTTAAATTGGAAATGCTCTGACATGCCTTATGATGA GGTTACatgtgaagatgatgaagaaagagCAAGTCGCAGGGTCTACAGGGGCTGTTCCCGATCTCCAACATGCAAGGGTTGCACGTCTTGTGTCTGTTTTGGTTGTGAAATCTGTAGGTTTTCAGACTGCAGCTGCCAGACTTGCTCTGATTTCACTAGGAATGCAAAAGCTTAA
- the LOC113687841 gene encoding pentatricopeptide repeat-containing protein At1g03540-like → MKQFLQRHYSSFLLPRSPRPTSIPPPATSQIIHLCRSGYLSDAIHLLNCTHSDFSKVSSQPAILYATLIQACTKLSSFSQGLQFHAHVIKSGLETDRFVGNSLLALYFKLCPNFRDTRKVFDGLFYKDVVSWSSIISGYIRMGKPGFSIDLYMEMVGCGVEPNGFTLSAVIKACAELGELRLGKCFHGVVIKCGFQFNHVIASALIDMYGRNYESGDSRKLFDELIEPDAICWTSVISAYTRNDLYEKALGFFYRMHRKGGLFPDGFTFGSLLTALGNLGWLKHSRQVHAKAIAAGFSGNVFIESSLVDTYAKCGLVNESQLVFDRMIEKNAVSWCALLGGYCQKGDFEKVVELFRHMEEVDLYSFGTVLRACAGLAAVRPGKEVHCQYLRRGGWRDVIVESALVDLYAKCGCVDFAFRIFSQMPVRNLITWNSMISGFAQNGRGGEAIKMFNEMIKLGVKPDRISFVSVLFACSHSGLLDQGRQYFVSMKDNYRIKAEISHYSCMVDLLGRAGKIEDAEDLINSSEFRNDSSLWAALLGSCTTGTDPTVAERIAKKMMELKPDYHLSYVLLANVYREIGRWNDALELRRQMQDKKVNKMPGMSWVETNSGISFLSYENPLEMPARDLVEEERGSILSVES, encoded by the coding sequence ATGAAGCAATTCTTGCAACGACATTACAGCTCCTTTCTTCTCCCCAGGTCTCCCAGACCCACCTCAATCCCACCTCCTGCAACCTCCCAAATCATCCATCTCTGCAGATCTGGTTATCTTTCTGATGCAATTCACCTCCTAAACTGCACACATTCAGACTTCAGCAAAGTCTCCTCACAACCCGCAATACTCTACGCAACTCTAATTCAAGCATGCACCAAGTTATCTTCCTTCTCACAGGGCCTTCAATTCCATGCCCATGTCATCAAATCTGGCCTGGAAACAGACCGTTTTGTAGGAAACAGTCTGCTGGCTCTGTACTTCAAACTGTGTCCGAATTTCCGGGACACCCGGAAGGTGTTTGATGGATTGTTTTACAAGGATGTTGTGTCTTGGAGTTCAATAATATCAGGGTATATTCGCATGGGAAAGCCCGGGTTTTCGATTGATTTGTATATGGAAATGGTGGGTTGTGGAGTTGAGCCAAACGGGTTTACGTTGTCTGCTGTTATTAAAGCGTGTGCAGAACTTGGAGAGTTGAGATTGGGGAAATGCTTTCATGGGGTTGTGATAAAGTGTGGGTTTCAGTTTAATCATGTCATTGCTAGTGCTTTGATTGATATGTATGGGAGAAATTATGAGTCAGGTGATTCGCGGAAATTGTTTGATGAGTTGATTGAACCGGATGCAATCTGTTGGACTTCGGTGATTTCTGCTTATACAAGGAATGACTTGTATGAGAAAGCTCTTGGATTTTTTTACAGGATGCATAGGAAGGGTGGGTTATTTCCCGATGGCTTTACGTTTGGGAGCCTTTTGACTGCTTTGGGGAATTTAGGATGGTTGAAGCATAGTAGACAAGTTCATGCTAAGGCAATTGCAGCTGGATTCTCTGGAAATGTGTTCATTGAGAGTAGTTTGGTGGATACGTATGCGAAGTGTGGATTGGTTAATGAATCTCAGCTTGTTTTTGATAGAATGATAGAGAAGAATGCAGTTTCATGGTGTGCATTGCTTGGAGGTTATTGCCAAAAGGGTGATTTTGAAAAGGTTGTCGAGCTTTTTAGGCACATGGAAGAGGTTGACCTTTATAGTTTTGGAACAGTTCTCCGTGCCTGTGCAGGTTTGGCTGCTGTCCGCCCAGGGAAGGAAGTCCATTGCCAGTATCTAAGAAGGGGTGGCTGGAGAGATGTTATTGTAGAATCAGCCTTGGTTGATTTGTATGCAAAATGTGGCTgtgttgattttgctttcaGAATTTTTTCACAGATGCCAGTCAGGAATTTGATAACGTGGAACTCAATGATCTCTGGATTTGCTCAGAATGGAAGGGGAGGAGAAGCTATTAAAATGTTTAATGAGATGATTAAACTGGGGGTCAAGCCTGATCGTATTAGTTTTGTAAGTGTTCTTTTTGCTTGTAGTCATAGTGGGTTGTTAGATCAAGGTCGTCAATACTTTGTATCGATGAAAGATAATTACagaatcaaagctgaaatttcacaCTATAGTTGCATGGTAGACCTTTTAGGTAGGGCAGGCAAGATAGAAGATGCTGAAGATTTGATAAATAGTTCAGAATTTAGAAATGATTCATCTTTGTGGGCAGCTCTTCTTGGTTCTTGTACTACAGGTACAGATCCTACTGTTGCGGAACGTATTGCTAAGAAAATGATGGAACTGAAACCTGATTATCATTTAAGTTATGTTCTTTTGGCCAACGTCTATAGAGAAATTGGCCGGTGGAACGATGCTCTTGAGCTCAGGAGGCAAATGCAGGACAAAAAGGTTAACAAGATGCCTGGGATGAGTTGGGTTGAAACTAACTCCGGCATCAGTTTTTTGTCTTATGAGAATCCTTTGGAAATGCCTGCAAGAGATCTTGTTGAAGAGGAAAGGGGTTCAATTTTGTCAGTGGAATCATAG
- the LOC113688608 gene encoding uncharacterized protein isoform X2, producing MVGSLQSPNPKKEEKECSNDLSFSVLGLEDLSFSCIDSFLDFDYIEDWIEENPEPYSKSMANDLGENSVGFSSEKVASEMFDKSLEIGSAGLVGEEGGRKLGSLGQEKVELVGGEKGSETGCQRFCDKIKVEEGIDGVDGIKSGGLGCSIEEEMGKVSLEGGWSDPDSVFGGLTGVKQGGEGCDNGNSEDDCGCDVVKSVEANISGTGGKEIGVVENFGAKTTKTSEMMNADNTEEKSGKNASEGDESDSTSDSEGESDSEIESSSSSSSSSSSSSGSSDDDDEDEVDGKEKWGSSKERKGQDIEMEEGEIVASDPEEMVAWSGDDEYDEDEGGSGVSTLGPPKSKNELTVLGAQVIVEGVEKHNPLNEGSILWITESRSALGLVDEIFGPVRNPYYIVRYNLESEVPAGIRPGISISFVPEFANHVLNDKSLYSKGYDASGANDEELFEEEEFSDDEKEAEHRKMQRNKKRGTNDNKIGNLKKDEKRFGNWSRNSKYDSTVNRHLPMEGAKRQVDHSSHHVPPAVVSQHQGNGLHSLSLGQGSTCQPGLAPPFVQLASTAGFSALSGGANGIAFQQPQTVGFPGLPTNGMPTVRNPYYVGGCNSENEAEYGKTLKNENMRRNDDKFDNQKKDRLQLGNWSGNSRKDPAANPQGSLERGKLPFDHTKHHVPLLAQPPDQGNGSFSGLGQGLAFQPGLGSPFVQLSLGSGFSATSGGANAIPFQQPLSFGFPQLPVNVNPWVQQINQLHQMPSQNILSFQQQINASQNLPSNLVISGMQSGFGAEPSCSSQNAFNRLPFGVTTPGQQASLPINVGEQAVPANMSQTMHNYEPQQLASFTGKRDTYRSISHGKHYRGGRKPNRRGGGQFGGGRGRQQHG from the exons ATGGTAGGTTCTCTGCAAAGTCCCAACcctaaaaaagaagaaaaagaatgctCAAACGATCTTTCTTTCTCAGTTTTAGGCCTTGAAGATCTTTCTTTCTCATGTATAGactcttttcttgattttgattacATCGAGGATTGGATTGAGGAGAACCCAGAGCCATATAGTAAGAGTATGGCTAATGATTTGGGAGAAAACTCCGTTGGTTTTAGCTCAGAAAAAGTTGCATCTGAGATGTTTGATAAAAGTCTTGAAATAGGTTCAGCTGGGTTAGTTGGTGAAGAGGGTGGAAGAAAGTTGGGATCTTTGGGTCAAGAAAAGGTTGAATTGGTAGGAGGTGAGAAGGGTAGTGAAACGGGTTGTCAAAGGTTTTGTGATAAAATTAAGGTTGAAGAGGGGATAGATGGGGTTGACGGTATCAAGTCGGGAGGCCTGGGATGTTCTATTGAGGAAGAGATGGGGAAAGTTAGTTTGGAGGGAGGTTGGAGCGATCCAGATTCTGTTTTTGGCGGTTTGACTGGTGTAAAGCAAGGTGGAGAGGGTTGTGACAATGGAAATAGTGAGGATGATTGTGGTTGTGATGTGGTGAAAAGTGTTGAGGCAAACATTAGTGGTACTGGTGGTAAGGAGATCGGTgttgttgaaaattttggcgCGAAGACCACTAAAACAAGTGAGATGATGAATGCAGATAATACTGAAGAAAAGAGTGGTAAGAATGCGAGTGAAGGAGATGAGAGTGATAGTACTAGTGACTCAGAGGGTGAAAGTGACAGTGAAATTGAAAgttcatcttcatcttcctcttcctcttcctcatcATCCGGGAGtagtgatgatgatgacgaaGATGAAGTCGATGGCAAGGAGAAGTGGGGAAgtagcaaagaaagaaaaggacaaGATATAGAGATGGAAGAGGGTGAGATAGTCGCATCTGACCCAGAAGAGATGGTGGCCTGGAGCGGTGACGATGAATATGACGAGGATGAGGGTGGCAGTGGCGTTTCCACGTTGGGGCCTCCTAAGTCCAAAAATGAACTCACG GTGTTGGGGGCTCAAGTCATTGTAGAAGGGGTTGAAAAACATAATCCTCTCAATGAGGGCTCTATATTGTGGATTACAGAAAGCAGGTCCGCACTGGGGTtagtggatgaaatttttggtccAGTGAGGAATCCTTACTACATTGTTAGGTACAATTTAGAAAGTGAAGTACCTGCTGGAATCCGACCAGGCATTTCAATATCTTTTGTTCCAGAATTTGCAAATCATGTCCTCAATGATAAGAGTCTTTACTCAAAAGGATATGATGCATCAGGAGCAAATGATGAAGAAttatttgaagaagaagaattttCAGATGATGAGAAGGAGGCTGAGCACAGAAAAATGCAGAGGAACAAGAAAAGGGGCACCAATGATAATAAAATTGGAAACCTGAAAAAGGATGAAAAGAGATTTGGAAATTGGTCTAGGAACTCGAAATATGATTCTACAGTCAACAGACATTTACCTATGGAGGGAGCTAAGCGACAAGTTGACCACAGTAGCCATCATGTTCCCCCTGCTGTTGTATCGCAGCATCAAGGCAATGGGTTACACTCCTTGAGCCTAGGACAAGGTTCAACTTGTCAACCTGGGCTGGCTCCTCCATTTGTACAACTGGCATCAACCGCTGGTTTTAGTGCGTTGTCTGGAGGGGCTAATGGCATTGCGTTCCAGCAGCCTCAAACTGTTGGCTTTCCTGGATTACCAACAAATGGCATGCCAACAGTGAGAAATCCTTATTATGTGGGAGGGTGCAACTCGGAAAATGAGGCAGAGTATGGTAAAACACTGAAAAATGAGAATATGCGTAGAAATGATGACAAATTCGATAACCAGAAAAAGGATCGATTGCAATTGGGAAATTGGTCCGGGAATTCGAGGAAAGATCCTGCAGCTAACCCACAGGGATCTCTGGAGAGAGGTAAACTACCATTTGATCACACCAAGCATCATGTGCCCCTTTTGGCTCAACCACCAGATCAAGGCAATGGGTCATTCTCTGGTCTGGGACAAGGTTTGGCTTTTCAGCCTGGTTTGGGTTCTCCATTTGTCCAACTTTCCTTGGGCTCTGGTTTTAGCGCAACTTCTGGTGGGGCAAATGCAATCCCATTTCAGCAGCCTCTAAGTTTTGGCTTTCCTCAGTTACCCGTAAATGTTAACCCATGGGTGCAACAAATTAATCAGCTTCATCAAATGCCTTCGCAGAACATATTGTCGTTCCAACAGCAAATTAATGCTAGTCAAAATTTGCCTTCTAACCTGGTTATATCAGGCATGCAGTCAGGTTTTGGTGCAGAACCTTCATGCTCGAGTCAAAATGCATTTAACCGTTTACCATTTGGAGTGACTACACCAGGTCAACAGGCTTCCCTCCCCATAAATGTAGGAGAACAAGCAGTTCCAGCAAACATGTCTCAGACAATGCACAATTATGAACCACAGCAACTTGCATCTTTTACTGGTAAACGGGACACGTACCGAAGCATTAGTCATGGTAAGCATTATCGTGGAGGTAGAAAACCAAATCGTAGGGGTGGTGGTCAATTTGGAGGTGGAAGGGGCAGGCAACAACATGGCTAA